From a region of the Brevibacterium siliguriense genome:
- the murJ gene encoding murein biosynthesis integral membrane protein MurJ produces the protein MNKLVRVIASTALLVSIITLLTRLVGFLRWLVFSANVGAGTVGTAYQSANQVPNILFEVVAGGALAGAVIPLLAVPLARSDRETAGRIASGLLTWAISVTLPLSILLAVFAPQIARILVDTTTSAAGVQATVELLLMFSPQLVLYGIGAVLTGVLQAHRRFLWPAFAPLLSSLVVIGSYIAYSTVGGSDDTWQTHLGWLGWGTTIGVAALALPLALPMASTGLKLRPTFSFPPGVAHRALRLAGAGMSALLAQQAAVLATLSLANHSGGDGTLVLFSYINAVYLLPYAVLAVTVATVIFPTLSTWVGRSTDPEATEHRRAEAGARMRSVTSTTTALIIAVGGLGTVILLSAAGPLQTFFIAIDAESTSAAPFDSMAPAIMVMALAVPGWCFVAWGTRVFYALERSRHSAAASTTGWILVIVGMIGAILVTNANGNPGLTLICICSGYALGMTVAGVFLLVNMRRVLGPAGLALVGRRSLLALGAVLVAGTAGVVTSQWFGGLFDNSASSAVIAGIVSALIGCAVFGLIVLIADRGFLGEVRSLLADRNRAGVNDETTVQAAGTHNRDNGSSDTDREEDS, from the coding sequence GTGAACAAGCTCGTTCGAGTCATCGCCTCCACGGCGCTGCTCGTATCGATCATCACTCTGCTGACCCGACTGGTCGGCTTCTTGCGCTGGCTGGTGTTCTCGGCAAATGTGGGCGCCGGCACTGTCGGCACCGCCTACCAGAGCGCCAACCAGGTCCCGAACATCCTCTTCGAGGTCGTCGCCGGCGGAGCCCTGGCCGGAGCGGTGATTCCGCTGCTCGCGGTGCCTCTGGCCAGATCGGACAGAGAGACCGCCGGACGCATCGCCTCGGGCCTGCTGACCTGGGCGATCAGCGTCACCCTGCCGCTGTCGATCCTGCTGGCCGTGTTCGCCCCGCAGATCGCGAGGATCCTCGTCGATACGACGACCAGCGCCGCGGGAGTGCAGGCGACCGTGGAGCTGCTGCTCATGTTCTCCCCGCAGCTCGTCCTCTACGGAATCGGCGCCGTCCTCACCGGAGTGCTGCAGGCTCACCGTAGATTCCTGTGGCCGGCATTCGCCCCGCTGCTGTCCAGCCTCGTCGTCATCGGCAGCTATATCGCGTACAGCACCGTCGGCGGCAGCGACGACACCTGGCAGACCCACTTGGGCTGGCTCGGCTGGGGCACCACAATCGGCGTCGCGGCCCTCGCTCTGCCACTGGCCCTGCCGATGGCTTCGACCGGTCTGAAGCTGCGCCCCACGTTCTCCTTCCCGCCCGGAGTCGCCCACCGTGCGCTGCGCTTGGCCGGCGCCGGAATGTCGGCCTTGCTGGCCCAGCAGGCAGCGGTGCTCGCGACCCTGAGCCTCGCGAACCACTCAGGCGGGGACGGCACGCTCGTCCTCTTCAGCTACATCAACGCCGTCTACCTCCTGCCCTACGCCGTGCTCGCAGTGACCGTAGCGACCGTGATCTTCCCGACCCTCTCAACCTGGGTGGGGCGATCCACCGACCCCGAGGCGACCGAACACAGACGCGCGGAAGCCGGGGCCCGGATGCGATCCGTGACCTCGACGACGACCGCGCTCATCATCGCCGTCGGAGGACTGGGCACGGTCATCCTGCTCTCTGCGGCAGGCCCCCTGCAGACCTTCTTCATTGCCATCGACGCCGAAAGCACATCCGCCGCTCCCTTCGACTCGATGGCACCGGCGATCATGGTCATGGCCCTGGCCGTGCCCGGGTGGTGCTTCGTCGCCTGGGGTACCCGCGTCTTCTACGCGCTCGAACGCTCCCGGCACTCAGCGGCTGCCTCGACGACAGGCTGGATCCTCGTCATCGTCGGGATGATCGGGGCCATCCTCGTGACGAATGCGAACGGGAATCCGGGACTGACCCTCATCTGCATCTGCAGCGGCTATGCCTTGGGCATGACGGTGGCCGGAGTGTTCCTGCTCGTGAACATGCGCCGCGTCCTCGGTCCCGCGGGACTCGCCCTCGTCGGGCGTCGGTCTCTGCTCGCACTCGGAGCCGTTCTCGTCGCAGGCACCGCCGGAGTCGTCACATCGCAGTGGTTCGGAGGACTCTTCGACAACTCCGCGAGCTCGGCCGTCATCGCGGGCATCGTCTCAGCACTCATCGGCTGTGCGGTCTTCGGCCTCATCGTGCTCATCGCCGATCGCGGCTTCCTCGGCGAAGTCCGCAGTCTGCTCGCTGACCGCAATCGGGCCGGCGTCAACGACGAAACGACAGTCCAGGCGGCCGGCACGCACAATAGAGACAACGGATCCAGCGACACCGACAGGGAGGAAGACTCATGA
- a CDS encoding glycosyltransferase family 4 protein: protein MRIVFTIGTSTGGVGTHVHALARDLAAAGHEIGVIGPAATDEHFGFSLLPGVRFGVLELGTGIGASDAALIRRQRTLLRSFSPQIVHAHGFRAGLITLLTQRTLRTRPKFVLSLHNQASGQGLRGRVETRVETMLARGADLVLGASTDLVDRARELGAQSARFVPAAAPAVTPVSAEAAAATRASLSEEFDFDPGALIVLAVGRVAGQKNYPMFVRGLARLGEGSRQGEGNRQDEIVALIAGAADQEVLAEVRAQYEEVAAASAIPALHFLGPRDDVAELAAAADIFALTSVWEARALVLQEALMAGKAIVATATGGSTELVGDAGVLIDHDDDAAFAAAVAELAVDPARRAELGARARARGAELPDEREVAEELAGLYTELVSAQVG, encoded by the coding sequence ATGAGAATCGTCTTCACCATCGGCACCTCGACCGGGGGAGTCGGCACCCATGTGCACGCACTCGCCCGTGACCTCGCCGCCGCCGGGCACGAGATCGGCGTCATCGGACCGGCTGCCACCGACGAACACTTCGGCTTCTCCCTGCTGCCCGGAGTCCGGTTCGGCGTCCTCGAGCTCGGCACCGGAATCGGGGCCTCCGACGCCGCTCTCATCCGGAGGCAGCGCACACTGCTGCGCAGCTTCTCCCCACAGATCGTCCACGCCCACGGCTTCCGGGCGGGGCTCATCACCCTGCTGACCCAGCGCACGCTGCGGACCCGACCGAAATTCGTCCTCAGCCTCCACAACCAGGCCAGCGGCCAGGGACTGCGCGGTCGCGTCGAAACCCGGGTCGAGACGATGCTCGCCCGCGGAGCCGACCTCGTCCTCGGCGCCAGCACCGACCTCGTCGATCGTGCCCGCGAGCTCGGCGCACAGTCCGCCCGGTTCGTCCCCGCCGCCGCTCCCGCGGTGACGCCCGTGTCCGCCGAGGCGGCCGCCGCTACCCGTGCGAGCCTGTCCGAGGAATTCGACTTCGATCCTGGGGCGCTCATCGTGCTCGCCGTGGGTCGCGTCGCCGGACAGAAGAACTACCCGATGTTCGTGCGCGGACTCGCTCGCCTCGGCGAGGGGAGTCGGCAGGGCGAGGGGAACCGGCAGGACGAGATCGTCGCCCTCATCGCCGGTGCCGCCGACCAAGAGGTGCTAGCCGAAGTCCGCGCTCAGTACGAGGAGGTCGCAGCCGCCTCGGCGATTCCCGCCCTGCATTTCCTCGGACCCCGCGACGACGTCGCTGAACTCGCGGCCGCCGCGGACATCTTCGCACTCACCAGCGTGTGGGAGGCCCGCGCCCTCGTGCTCCAGGAGGCACTGATGGCCGGCAAGGCGATCGTGGCCACCGCCACCGGCGGCAGCACTGAACTCGTCGGCGACGCCGGGGTGCTCATCGATCATGACGACGATGCCGCATTCGCCGCAGCTGTGGCCGAACTCGCCGTCGATCCCGCCCGTCGAGCCGAACTCGGGGCACGTGCCCGGGCACGTGGAGCCGAGCTTCCCGATGAGAGGGAAGTTGCCGAAGAACTCGCAGGTCTTTACACGGAACTCGTGTCTGCCCAGGTAGGCTAG
- a CDS encoding glycosyltransferase family protein, with the protein MSESGEVNPLSADTRILHVLAETTGPVVEVAKLAVLGHLRAGYKVAVAAHRSLLGTFGVPEELAGEFREIELAARRRFTMADPNTAFTLHKYYQHVDIVHAHGLHAATLAGLAFTGLPARLHPKVVATIESFDSANVIEKTGAEIVGRTATAVLGTTEPVVDYYGGRVPVVERAELVHPDIDVDLTVRTPRAEVRRELGLAEGTWMVASPIALRDHTALATVLDAADQINQRRRDRNVVFVLTGTGKDRAAISREFSDRGVLVAPAGDLVDVAAAADVVIASETMTGLSHEDLMQLSKPAVFIGSERRAGIWGEAAKAVPADDTEALLREINHLLDDPAGRGTSAVAAKKRVIDVSNGAAISETLLDLYAEVDAVSDS; encoded by the coding sequence ATGAGCGAATCCGGCGAGGTCAACCCACTGAGCGCAGACACAAGGATTCTGCACGTGCTCGCCGAGACCACCGGTCCCGTTGTCGAAGTGGCGAAGCTCGCCGTGCTCGGTCACCTCCGGGCCGGTTATAAGGTCGCCGTCGCCGCACACCGGTCACTGCTGGGCACCTTCGGAGTCCCCGAGGAACTGGCCGGCGAATTCCGTGAGATCGAACTCGCGGCACGCAGACGCTTCACGATGGCCGACCCGAACACCGCCTTCACTCTTCACAAGTACTACCAGCACGTGGACATCGTCCACGCACACGGACTGCATGCGGCGACCCTCGCCGGTCTGGCCTTCACCGGTCTGCCCGCCCGCCTGCACCCGAAGGTCGTCGCCACCATCGAATCCTTCGACTCCGCGAACGTCATCGAGAAGACCGGAGCCGAGATCGTCGGCCGCACTGCCACGGCAGTGCTCGGCACGACTGAACCCGTCGTCGACTACTACGGCGGCCGTGTCCCCGTCGTCGAACGCGCCGAACTCGTCCACCCGGACATCGACGTCGACCTCACCGTGCGCACGCCGCGCGCCGAGGTCCGCCGCGAACTCGGGCTGGCCGAAGGCACCTGGATGGTCGCCAGCCCCATCGCGCTGCGCGACCACACGGCCCTGGCGACGGTGCTCGACGCCGCCGATCAGATCAACCAGCGCCGCCGCGACCGCAACGTCGTCTTCGTCCTCACCGGCACCGGCAAGGACCGCGCGGCGATCTCCCGCGAATTCTCCGACCGCGGCGTCCTCGTCGCCCCCGCCGGCGATCTTGTCGACGTGGCGGCCGCCGCCGATGTCGTCATCGCCAGCGAAACCATGACGGGACTGTCTCACGAAGACCTCATGCAGCTGTCGAAGCCCGCGGTCTTCATCGGCAGCGAACGCCGCGCCGGCATCTGGGGAGAAGCCGCGAAGGCCGTTCCCGCCGACGACACGGAAGCGCTGCTGCGTGAGATCAATCATCTTCTCGACGACCCGGCCGGACGCGGAACCTCCGCCGTGGCAGCAAAGAAGCGGGTCATCGACGTGAGCAACGGGGCGGCGATCTCCGAGACGCTGCTCGATCTGTACGCCGAGGTCGACGCCGTCTCGGATTCGTGA
- a CDS encoding CTP synthase: MIESNPVVNRTGPGGTHTAKHIFVTGGVASSLGKGLTASSLGHLLTQRGLTVAMQKLDPYLNVDPGTMNPFQHGEVFVTEDGAETDLDIGHYERFLDNNLDGAANVTTGQIYSSVIAKERRGAYLGDTVQVIPHITDEIKARMRAQAERPEADRPDVIITEIGGTVGDIESQPFLEAARQVRRDIGRDNVFFIHVSLVPYLGPSGELKTKPTQHSVATLRSIGIQPDAIVLRSDRELPDSIRAKIAGACDVETEAVVSCVDAPSIYDIPKVLHDGGLDVFVIRNLNLPFRDVDWTKWDWVLERVHNPSREVAIGIVGKYIDLPDAYLSVTEALRHGGFANDAKVKIKWIQSDDCSTEAGAAGALEGLDAICVPGGFGIRGIEGKLGALEYTRTNGIPTLGLCLGLQCMVIEYARNVAGIEAASSSEFDPETTVPVIATMAEQLSIVEGEGDLGGTMRLGTYEAKLTEGSVVAGVYGDTTISERHRHRYEVNNTYRDQLAEAGLEFSGTSPNGELVEFVELPSELHPFYVSTQAHPELKSRPTSPHPLFAGLVAAALERQ; the protein is encoded by the coding sequence TTGATAGAATCAAATCCCGTGGTGAATCGAACTGGCCCCGGCGGCACACATACGGCAAAGCACATCTTCGTCACGGGAGGCGTCGCCTCCTCATTGGGCAAGGGTCTGACGGCATCGAGCCTCGGCCACCTGCTCACTCAGCGCGGCCTCACCGTGGCCATGCAGAAACTGGATCCCTACCTCAACGTGGATCCCGGCACGATGAACCCCTTCCAGCACGGTGAGGTCTTCGTCACCGAGGACGGTGCAGAGACCGACCTCGACATCGGCCACTACGAGCGCTTCCTCGACAACAACCTCGACGGTGCAGCGAATGTGACCACCGGGCAGATCTACTCCTCGGTCATCGCGAAAGAGCGCCGCGGCGCGTACCTCGGTGACACAGTCCAGGTCATCCCGCACATCACCGATGAGATCAAGGCGCGAATGCGTGCACAGGCCGAACGCCCAGAGGCGGACCGCCCCGATGTCATCATCACTGAGATCGGCGGCACCGTCGGCGATATCGAATCCCAGCCCTTCCTCGAGGCGGCCCGCCAGGTCCGTCGCGATATCGGTCGGGACAACGTGTTCTTCATCCACGTCTCCCTCGTGCCCTACCTCGGGCCCTCCGGGGAGCTGAAGACGAAGCCGACCCAGCACTCGGTGGCCACCCTGCGCTCCATCGGCATCCAGCCCGATGCGATCGTGCTCCGCTCCGACCGCGAACTGCCGGATTCGATCCGCGCGAAGATCGCCGGCGCCTGCGATGTTGAGACCGAAGCAGTCGTGTCCTGCGTCGACGCCCCGAGCATCTACGACATCCCGAAGGTCCTCCACGACGGCGGCCTCGACGTGTTCGTCATCCGCAACCTCAACCTGCCCTTCCGCGACGTCGACTGGACGAAGTGGGACTGGGTACTCGAACGCGTGCACAACCCGTCACGGGAAGTCGCCATCGGCATCGTCGGCAAGTACATCGACCTGCCCGACGCCTACCTCTCCGTCACCGAGGCTCTGCGCCACGGCGGCTTCGCCAACGACGCGAAGGTCAAGATCAAGTGGATCCAATCGGATGACTGCTCCACCGAAGCCGGAGCCGCAGGGGCTCTGGAGGGCCTCGACGCGATCTGCGTGCCCGGCGGCTTCGGCATCCGCGGCATCGAAGGCAAGCTCGGCGCACTCGAATACACCCGCACGAACGGCATTCCGACCCTCGGCCTCTGCCTGGGCCTGCAGTGCATGGTCATCGAATACGCACGCAACGTCGCCGGAATCGAGGCGGCGTCGTCGTCCGAATTCGACCCCGAGACCACGGTTCCGGTCATCGCGACCATGGCCGAGCAGCTCTCGATCGTCGAAGGCGAAGGCGACCTGGGCGGCACCATGCGCCTGGGCACCTACGAGGCGAAGCTCACCGAAGGCAGCGTCGTGGCCGGCGTGTACGGAGACACGACGATCAGCGAACGTCACCGTCACCGCTACGAGGTCAACAACACCTACCGCGACCAGCTCGCCGAGGCGGGGCTCGAGTTCTCCGGAACCTCACCGAACGGTGAGCTCGTCGAATTCGTCGAACTGCCTTCTGAACTGCACCCGTTCTACGTGTCCACTCAGGCACACCCCGAACTGAAGTCGCGTCCGACCTCACCGCACCCGCTGTTCGCGGGTCTGGTCGCCGCGGCGCTCGAGCGTCAGTGA
- a CDS encoding NUDIX domain-containing protein codes for MSTPNEEILQDEPVTPPITSSKVVYEGAVWDIRKETFDLPEASGLVRDLMAHTGAVGIAVVDDQQRILLAQQYRHPVRARLWEVPAGLLDIDGEDPLEAAKRELVEEADLTADRWDVLSDSCLTPGGSSETMRLYLARGLSSVPEADRHERGEEEAGFRYAWVGIDEALAAVADGRITNAIAQLAIFQVDRVLRAEASGAPVEFRPVDAPRRLVDGRPGFGRGATVETTGSASAETTGSAGEGGLATRVGSGED; via the coding sequence ATGAGCACACCGAATGAAGAGATCCTGCAGGACGAACCGGTGACCCCACCGATCACCTCTTCCAAAGTCGTCTACGAAGGCGCAGTGTGGGACATCCGCAAGGAGACCTTCGACCTGCCCGAAGCCTCGGGACTCGTCCGCGACCTCATGGCTCACACCGGAGCCGTCGGGATCGCCGTCGTCGACGACCAGCAGCGGATCCTTTTGGCCCAGCAGTACCGGCACCCCGTCCGGGCTCGACTGTGGGAGGTCCCCGCCGGTCTGCTCGACATCGACGGAGAGGACCCGCTTGAAGCGGCGAAGAGGGAACTCGTCGAGGAAGCCGACCTCACGGCCGACCGCTGGGACGTCCTCAGCGACTCCTGCCTGACCCCGGGCGGCAGCTCGGAGACGATGCGTCTCTACCTGGCCCGCGGGCTGTCCTCTGTGCCCGAAGCTGACCGTCACGAACGCGGCGAGGAAGAGGCAGGGTTCCGCTACGCCTGGGTCGGCATCGACGAAGCACTCGCGGCCGTGGCCGATGGGCGGATCACCAACGCGATCGCCCAGCTTGCGATCTTCCAGGTCGACCGAGTGCTGCGCGCCGAAGCGTCGGGAGCACCGGTGGAGTTCCGTCCCGTCGATGCGCCGAGGCGACTCGTCGACGGCCGTCCCGGATTCGGCCGTGGTGCCACCGTCGAGACGACTGGTTCGGCATCGGCGGAGACGACCGGCTCCGCTGGCGAGGGCGGCCTGGCCACACGAGTCGGCTCGGGCGAGGACTGA
- the xerD gene encoding site-specific tyrosine recombinase XerD — protein sequence MARHGAELLPENLPGDLRRAFESYLASLRFERGLSMNSIDAYARDLARYGTWLTEDGVSRLGEVDRQKVESYALHLLDSGLASRSRARALVAVRRFHTFALGENLASTDPASEVSPPQEGLRLPKALALDDIEAMIATTDGEEPAQIRAAALLELLYATGARISEAVGIDLDDLDLDAGLVRLYGKGGKERIVPFGSHAARALGAWVSRVRPSMAAKAKSSAPAGALFLNARGTRLSRVSAWQIVKDAGEAAKIAAEVSPHTFRHSFATHLLEGGADIRVVQELLGHASVTTTQIYTKVSEETLREVYATSHPRAR from the coding sequence GTGGCTCGGCATGGCGCCGAACTCCTGCCGGAGAACCTGCCCGGAGACCTGCGGCGCGCCTTCGAGTCCTATCTCGCCTCCCTGCGCTTCGAACGCGGACTGTCGATGAACTCGATCGACGCCTATGCCCGTGACCTCGCCCGGTACGGAACCTGGCTGACCGAGGACGGGGTGAGCCGCCTCGGCGAGGTCGATCGACAGAAGGTGGAGAGCTATGCACTCCACCTGCTCGATTCGGGACTGGCATCGCGGAGTCGGGCACGTGCGCTCGTCGCAGTGCGACGATTCCACACGTTTGCGCTGGGGGAGAATCTCGCGTCCACGGATCCGGCCTCCGAGGTCAGCCCGCCGCAGGAGGGACTGCGCCTACCCAAGGCTCTGGCGCTCGACGACATCGAAGCGATGATCGCGACCACGGACGGCGAGGAACCGGCGCAGATCAGGGCCGCCGCCCTCCTCGAACTCCTCTACGCCACGGGGGCGCGCATCTCCGAAGCCGTGGGGATCGACCTCGATGATCTCGACCTCGACGCCGGGCTCGTCCGACTCTACGGCAAGGGCGGGAAGGAGCGGATCGTGCCCTTCGGATCCCATGCGGCCCGAGCCCTGGGAGCGTGGGTGTCACGAGTGCGGCCGTCGATGGCGGCGAAGGCGAAGTCCTCTGCGCCGGCCGGGGCACTGTTCCTCAACGCGCGCGGAACCCGACTGTCCCGGGTCTCCGCGTGGCAGATCGTCAAGGACGCCGGTGAGGCGGCGAAGATCGCCGCTGAGGTCTCTCCGCACACGTTCCGGCACTCATTCGCCACGCATCTTCTCGAGGGCGGGGCGGACATCCGAGTCGTCCAGGAGCTGCTCGGGCATGCCTCGGTGACGACGACTCAGATCTATACGAAAGTCTCCGAGGAAACACTGCGGGAAGTGTACGCGACCTCGCACCCTCGGGCGCGGTAG
- a CDS encoding ParA family protein, with the protein MNTQEALEIPQQRTAAAEPQDFPEPAPLDSHGPARIIAMVNQKGGVGKTTSSINLGAALAAYGRKMLLVDFDPQGALSVGLGLNPYELDISIYNLLMNPRLDPHEVIVETDFDNIDILPANIDLSAAEVQLVGEVAREQVLARALSKVADEYDVILIDCQPSLGLLTVNALTAAHGVVIPLETEFFALRGVALLVETIEKVQDRLNPSLEVDGILATMFDSRTLHSKEVMSRVTEAFGDKVFETVINRTVKFPDASVAAEPITSFAPKHAGSEAYRRLARELIARGGAP; encoded by the coding sequence ATGAATACGCAAGAGGCGTTGGAGATCCCCCAGCAGAGGACCGCAGCAGCCGAGCCCCAGGATTTCCCGGAGCCGGCACCCCTGGATTCGCACGGACCCGCCCGCATCATCGCGATGGTCAACCAGAAGGGCGGGGTCGGAAAGACGACCTCGTCGATCAACCTCGGTGCAGCCCTGGCCGCCTACGGCCGCAAGATGCTGCTCGTCGACTTCGACCCGCAGGGCGCCCTGTCCGTCGGTCTGGGACTCAACCCCTATGAGCTCGACATCAGCATCTACAACCTGCTGATGAACCCGCGTTTGGACCCGCACGAGGTGATTGTCGAAACGGACTTCGACAATATCGACATCCTACCGGCCAATATCGACCTCTCCGCCGCCGAAGTCCAGCTCGTCGGCGAGGTCGCCCGCGAGCAGGTGCTCGCCCGCGCCCTGTCGAAGGTCGCCGACGAGTACGATGTCATCCTCATCGACTGCCAGCCCTCGCTCGGCCTGCTCACCGTCAACGCGCTGACCGCCGCGCATGGTGTCGTCATCCCGCTCGAGACCGAGTTCTTCGCGCTGCGCGGCGTCGCCCTGCTCGTCGAGACGATCGAGAAGGTCCAGGACCGACTCAACCCCTCACTCGAGGTCGACGGAATCCTCGCCACGATGTTCGACTCGCGGACCCTGCACTCGAAGGAAGTCATGTCCAGAGTCACCGAAGCCTTCGGCGACAAGGTCTTCGAGACCGTCATCAACCGCACTGTGAAGTTCCCCGACGCCTCTGTGGCCGCCGAGCCGATCACGAGTTTCGCACCGAAGCACGCCGGTTCCGAAGCCTATCGTCGACTGGCTCGGGAACTCATCGCTCGTGGAGGCGCACCCTGA
- a CDS encoding segregation and condensation protein A, giving the protein MRLDNFTGPFDLLLGLISKRRLDVTEIALAEVTDEFIAYTTELKDQANLAEISQFLLVAATLLDLKTARLLPHEEGDEVLDLELLEARDLLFARLLQYKAYKSVSGYLAEAMAAGSIRAPRDVDLEPEFQDVLPPLELNIGPGELAGIFATVLQRDHTPPSVAVDHIHLPLVSVSEQRGHILALLRAGDVDFQDLLETAENNLVVVARFLALLELFKVGLCDFDQPEPLGRLLIRRTEMNEDGVDLRTEGDWSGDEDAADSAGQLAANDDGGALNDRR; this is encoded by the coding sequence GTGCGGTTGGACAACTTCACCGGCCCCTTCGACCTGCTGCTCGGTCTGATCTCGAAACGTCGCCTCGACGTCACGGAGATCGCCTTGGCCGAGGTCACCGACGAGTTCATCGCCTACACCACGGAGCTGAAGGACCAGGCGAACCTCGCCGAGATCTCCCAGTTCCTCCTCGTCGCGGCGACTCTGCTCGACCTCAAGACCGCACGACTGCTGCCGCACGAGGAGGGAGATGAGGTCCTCGACCTCGAACTGCTTGAGGCCCGCGATCTCCTCTTCGCCCGGCTGCTGCAGTACAAGGCATACAAGTCCGTGTCCGGATATCTGGCTGAGGCGATGGCCGCAGGATCGATCCGCGCCCCACGCGATGTCGACCTCGAACCGGAGTTCCAAGATGTTCTGCCGCCTTTGGAACTCAACATCGGTCCGGGTGAGCTGGCCGGAATCTTCGCCACCGTGCTCCAACGCGATCACACTCCTCCGAGCGTAGCCGTCGACCACATCCACCTGCCGCTGGTCAGTGTGTCAGAGCAGCGCGGGCACATCCTCGCTCTGCTGCGCGCCGGAGACGTCGACTTCCAAGACCTGCTCGAAACGGCAGAGAACAATTTGGTGGTCGTGGCGAGGTTCCTCGCCCTGCTCGAGCTGTTCAAGGTCGGCCTCTGCGACTTCGACCAGCCCGAGCCTCTGGGCCGGCTGCTCATCCGCCGGACCGAGATGAACGAAGACGGAGTCGACCTGCGCACCGAAGGCGACTGGAGCGGGGATGAAGACGCAGCGGATTCTGCAGGCCAACTCGCTGCGAACGACGATGGGGGAGCACTGAATGATCGACGATGA